A window from Brachionichthys hirsutus isolate HB-005 chromosome 4, CSIRO-AGI_Bhir_v1, whole genome shotgun sequence encodes these proteins:
- the rpl35 gene encoding large ribosomal subunit protein uL29: MAKIKARDLRGKKKEDLLKQLDDLKNELSQLRVAKVTGGAASKLSKIRVVRKSIARVLTVINQTQKENLRKFYKGKKYKPLDLRPKKTRALRRRLNKHEESLRSKKQQRKDLLYSMRKFAVKA, from the exons ATG GCCAAGATCAAAGCAAGAGATCTGAGGGGCAAGAAGAAGGAGGATCTTCTGAAGCAGCTGGACGACCTGAAGAACGAGCTGTCCCAGCTCCGCGTGGCCAAAGTGACCGGGGGGGCCGCGTCCAAGCTCTCCAAGAT CCGCGTCGTTCGTAAATCCATCGCCCGAGTCCTGACGGTGATCAACCAGACGCAGAAGGAGAACCTGAGGAAGTTCTACAAG GGTAAGAAATACAAGCCTCTGGACCTGAGACCCAAGAAGACCAGAGCGCTGCGGCGCCGGCTCAACAAGCATGAGGAGAGTCTGCGCAGCAAgaagcagcagaggaaggacCTCCTCTACTCCATGCGCAAGTTTGCAGTCAAAGCG
- the LOC137893077 gene encoding LOW QUALITY PROTEIN: golgin subfamily A member 1-like (The sequence of the model RefSeq protein was modified relative to this genomic sequence to represent the inferred CDS: deleted 1 base in 1 codon) has protein sequence MFAKLKKKIAEEAATAPRSGVRIPRTVSKESIASVGADSGDDFGSDGSSSRDDLPAQLLRRNVQIRKLEAKLSDYAEQLRIMQKTKDKLEIALEKHQDSSIKKLQEQNDIHQASRTKMAEGMDFALEKKDQEWMEKMVVVEKEKAALSVRLDEMMEQSFTLFQKRDDLDELEGFQQQELAKLKHMLLKKEEQMSLRGQELQQKEADVQSAKRRLSEMWGELQALAKLHEDSCRLNSELELEREELLLLREEADEKINELEGQRLEMQSLVQQLSEDLRKSQSIVSTSERSLQELLIEHDALKLQRQKAALTVEDRERLITDLRKKAVSLERRLQGDLSQDEHLQELLQEKSVLEECLEESRAELHAVRTNHVDTANALEAQVSRMNSSITELQTLLRHKEDSSRAYRARTDAQIANLEQQLLDGGEKLKRAALQVTEKQQHLVKLQGEWTAEKACLDQKACLLEQQSRETIGRLEESGAALQAKVADLHTQIGEVNAVLKQRTDEEQQCREALNSRQAESVELAKALEEVGQQKDELQTQVGRLTGSFQESQRELSTVSQKLALREESIQTLQSAAQCRQASQAQLQQDVERYQAQAEQTERDKESHLIRLREQLLSQTQQLESCQARISYLEVEVETLTEQLHGPEVCEEDRNGSVTVDDLGHVQKVNRELEQQLSDKNRTIKQLQQRLAELKRTLQKELKIKSEPEAEGKEKFPENRAERQEKLCPDMPTASPPSPQPSSTTVTNTSDLNDSREINFEYLKHVVLKFMSSREAEAYQLIRAVSVLLNFTDDEEDMLKQTLEYKMSWFGSKPSPKGILRPSVSGASTYWS, from the exons ATGTTTGCCAAGTTGAAGAAGAAGATTGCTGAAGAGGCGGCCACAGCACCTCGCAGTGGCGTTCGGATACCGCGCACCGTCAGCAAGGAATCCATCGCGTCAGTGGGGGCCGACTCGGGGGATGACTTT GGATCTGATGGGAGCAGCTCCAGGGACGATCTTCCCGCTCAGCTCCTCAGGAGAAATGTTCAAATCCGGAAGCTGGAGGCAAAGCTCTCAG ACTACGCTGAGCAGCTACGAATTATGCAGAAGACCAAGGACAAGCTTGAGATTGCGTTAGAAAAGCATCAGGATT CATCCATAAAGAAGCTTCAGGAGCAGAACGATATTCACCAGGCCAGCCGAACCAAAATGGCCGAGGGGATGGATTTTGCACTGGAAAAGAAAGACCAG GAATGGATGGAGAAGATGGTGGTTGTGGAGAAG GAGAAGGCGGCGCTGTCGGTCCGGCTGGACGAGATGATGGAACAAAGCTTTACACTCTTCCAGAAGCGGGACGACCTGGACGAGCTGGAGGGCttccagcagcaggagctggctaaactcaaacacatg TTGCTAAAGAAGGAAGAACAGATGAGCCTGCGAGGGCAAGAGCTCCAGCAGAAGGAGGCCGATGTTCAGTCGGCGAAGAGACGGTTGTCTGAGATGTGGGGGGAACTTCAGGCCCTGGCAAAGCTTCACGAGGACAGCTGCAGACTCAATTCTGAGCTGGAACTCGAACG agaggagctgctgctgctcagagagGAGGCGGATGAGAAGATCAATGAGCTGGAGGGACAGCGACTCGAGATGCAGTCGCTCGTGCAGCAGCTCTCTGAAGACTTACGCAAG tCGCAGAGTATAGTGTCCACGTCAGAGAGGTCCCTGCAGGAATTACTGATTGAGCACGATGCCTTGAAGTTGCAACGGCAAAAG GCTGCGCTAACAGTTGAGGACAGGGAGCGCTTGATAACGGATCTTCGGAAGAAAGCGGTGTCCCTGGAGAGACGGCTGCAGGGGGACCTGAGCCAGGACGAGCATCTGCAGGAGCTGCTCCAGGAG AAGTCCGTCCTCGAGGAGTGTCTAGAAGAGTCCAGAGCAGAGCTGCATGCTGTTAGGACTAACCATGTGGACACGGCCAACGCTCTGGAGGCACAG GTATCCAGAATGAACAGCAGCATTACTGAGCTGCAGACGCTTCTGCGGCATAAAGAGGACTCTTCCAGAGCCTACAGAGCGAGAACAGACGCACAA ATAGCTaatctggagcagcagctccttgACGGCGGTGAGAAACTGAAGAGGGCGGCGCTGCAGGTtacagagaagcagcagcacctgGTGAAACTG CAAGGTGAATGGACTGCAGAGAAGGCGTGTCTGGATCAGAAGGCGTGcttgctggagcagcag agccgGGAGACGATTGGCCGGCTGGAGGAAAGCGGCGCCGCTCTGCAGGCCAAAGTG GCTGATCTGCACACGCAGATTGGTGAAGTGAACGCTGTTCTAAAGCAGCGGACAGACGAGGAGCAGCAGTGCAGG GAGGCGCTCAACAGCCGGCAGGCAGAGAGCGTGGAACTGGCCAAAGCGCTAGAAGAAGTCGGACAACAAAAAGACGAGCTGCAAACGCAG GTGGGACGGCTGACCGGATCGTTCCAGGAGTCGCAGCGAGAACTTTCCACAGTCTCACAGAAACTAGCGCTGAGAGAGGAAAGCATTCAGACCCTCCAGAGTG CGGCGCAGTGTCGTCAGGCATCACAggcccagctgcagcaggacgttGAGCGTTATCAGGCCCAGGCCGAGCAGACGGAGCGAGACAAAGAGTCCCATCTGATCCGGCTGAGAGAACAGCTGCTCAGCCagacgcagcagctggagagctgCCAGGCGCGG ATATCCTATCTGGAAGTGGAGGTGGAGACCCTCACAGAACAGCTTCACGGCCCTGAGGTGTGCGAGGAGGATCGGAATGGCAGCGTGACGGTGGACGATCTGGGTCACGTCCAGAAGGTCAACCgagagctggagcagcagctcagtgacAAGAACAGG ACCATCAAGCAACTGCAGCAGAGACTGGCGGAACTGAAGAGGACCCTGCAGAAGGAACTG AAGATCAAGTCGGAGCCAGAAGCTGAAGGGAAGGAGAAGTTTCCAGAAAACCGAGCTGAGAGACAAGAGAAGCTTTGCCCAGACATGCCAACAGCCTCCCCCCCGAGCCCCCAACCCTCAAGCACCACAGTGACCAACACGTCGGACCTCAACGACTCACGAGAGATCAACTTTGAGTATCTCAAACACGTTGTGCTCAAGTTCATGTCATCCAGAGAGGCGGAG gcctACCAGCTGATACGAGCTGTGTCTGTGTTGCTGAACTTCACTGATGACGAGGAAGACATGTTGAAGCAAACTCTGGAGTACAAG ATGTCCTGGTTTGGATCCAAGCCTTCTCCAAAGGGAATCCTCCGGCCCTCGGTCTCAGGCGCCTCGACCTACTGGAGCTGA